acattaaaagataaattcgtTCTACGAAAATATTCGCGGATCTTTTCGATGAACAAATAATtgttatgtaaaaatatttaaaaacgtATGGAATGTAAttaactttaaaaatatttgttaaatattctatttcaaACGTGCACACTTGAAACATTGACATAACCCATCTCGTTTCAAATAGTATTCTATTAaactttatcgaaaataaagagaggcAAATACAAACAGAATGAATACGAatgatttcaatgaaattaattaaagatcaaatttcaaagaaatctGAGCGCACTTAGCGTTTCGACGTTCAACGTCAATGAATTTCGATACGAAGAACGTACCGCGATAAAGTGAAACTTCCGACgtggaagaaatgaaagagaaaagataaagattgtGATAAAAGTCAACGAGGAAGGTGGTTACTTTAATTTATCGATCTCTTTCACCGTGTAatcgaataacgaaaagataaaTGTGAATGCGAAGATTAtagtaaaattttataaaagaaaaaaaaaagaaagattaaaaattaaaaaagaagaagaagaagaaaaaggaaatgaagaagtgatattaaacattgaaattatttattaaataaactgAAATATTCTTACTTCATAACTATCCtttcataatttcattattcacgtttatataaaatatctcacTTACCAACAAACCGACTTGAGAGAACCATAAGCACCTGCCgtacgattttctctctccatttcttgAGTGGTCTTCTCGTACTTCTTGTAACAAAGATCATACTCATTCTTAACTTTCTGCATACAGGGTGCGTGCCGCAGATATTCTGAAatcaaaaatacaataaaatgtttataacattttatcatcatcatcatcatcatcatcatcatcattattatcatcatcatcaataacatcgaaacgataaatattaatttacaatatattttaaagaggAGACGAAtcgaatgataaaataaaataacgtttcgagataataatcatttattgaTCTAACCGATCTGTCAAATAGTTTCAAAAAGATTGAATGGCCGAACGTTTAAGTTGAATCATTGTAAggcgaggaaaaaaaaaaagaatttatgtcaaatagtaaatatattaaattacatcGCAAAAAGGTTGGGCCATCGTTCGTGCGAAACCGATGCGATGTGATCCAATAAGATATCCGATAAgtgaagatagagagagagagatagagatagagagagagagagagagagagggagagagggaaaagggagagagatcaCGCGGCTAGTTTCGAGCTATCTCTGTGTTTCGAGATTAGAGGGATACGGCACGGTCAGAGATAGCGACCGGCACTCGACTCAATAATGCATTCGGCACTCTCGAGATTACGGGAATATTGCGCGTGTAtcgtctccctctctctctctctctttctatatctatccctccctctctctctctcactttctctgtctttcacacacttacatatacatatacatgtatgtagaAGGCTGAATTGCCAAAaacgggaaagagagagagagagagagagagagagagagagagagggagagagagaaaagggatttCCTTTGATTCTGTAAAGGACACAACGCAGTAACCGACGAACTGGCTATCTCGAATGCGTCttgaatttatcgattttctcgaGGAAATTGCACGGCCGCGAGACTCGAACGTTAAGACGGTCCAGCACACTTACCGTCCTGGTAAGGACCATCCTGGCAAAGTTCCATAATCGCTTGGTTTGTTCCCGTGTACAAAGAGTTAAAGTGTTCCCTCTGTTTGTCCTTCATGCACTTGACGGTATACGTCTTGATGCACTTCATGCCAGCCTGGATGTCTCTGGAAATATCGACAGAGAAATTGGGAAATAGGAAATTTGTTAATACTCTCTGTAAACTGTATTATATCACTTCGAATATTCGACTCAATCGATTTCATTTAACTAATTGATTTTCGTCCTAATTGAAATCGTATAATCGTTGCTTTAGTTACTCgaatatttgaattaaatttgaatatatgtgtatatatatatatatatatatatatatatatatatatacatatgtatgtattcgtatatatgatCAGTTAAGAACAAACACGAAGAAAAGCTAATACCTATGTATTAGTTTCGAATTTGAAGATACGAACGAACGTATAAGTGAAATTAGacaattttctaatttcgTTTAAAAGGATCTAGAGTGTAATGTTTGAATTTCAAATGAACATTCATATTAATTCTAGTAAAAtagttttctttcgaaatgatataattattatcataagcttttctttaatatctaaatgttcctattttttttttttctttccccttatCCATCCTCTCTATATTTTGGTTTTGaaataatctttcatttttagtGTCAATGTTTTATCGAATTtgtagagaaaaaaggaaggaaaaaatatcaagGAAATCACGATCCTTATGATATAAGATTAAAAACaaagtagaaagaagagatgaaagaatatatattaaaaggcTTGTATgcttcctttcctctctctctctctctctctctctctctctatctccttctgtatctctatctctcttacgaATTTgaccttctttcctttttttttttcttttctttatcttatccACTCAATCTACATCTTCTTCGGAACTTTCAATATAACTAGATATCTACTTCAACTCGAGCTACGAGATAACTCGCGACCTTGAATAATACTGCAAGTCAAGGCTTTTAcgttgaaaaagaattttctacgTGCTTTCTTTACATTTCTCTATAGCGAGAAAAATGGTTTAGGCTTTGCAGCAAGATCTTACATTGCCGAAGGGCGAAAGGCATCTAAATTTCAGATTTCAATTTCAATCCTGCACACGCGAGAAAATCGTCGAAACTCGACTTACCCGAGGCACTCagagaagaaaattgtaaaGCTAAAGTTAACTTATGTGCGtactttcatttataatttattgtacGCTCGTTCAATTCAAGCAACGAACCAactttaattgaaattttacatatgaaagttttatatatatatatatataaatatattgtatataaaataagataataatcattaatattctacattttaattttctacttTGTTTGTTATTGCATACATAAATGAATACTTTTTATTCAAACGTTTTACGTAATTAAATTTACGactactttttaattaaatatgataCGCGGTATCAGATGAATTATGAACGGTATCgcaatgtttatataaatctttacAAATTCATTCAGAATTATAAAACGTTATTTACTTTGGTAAGCTTTAATTCAATttgaattagattttattaatttgagaATATCTATGATTAGCTTTCATTGATATTCAGTGAAAGCTATaccattgataatattttatttttcagaataaatatattttcgatttttgcATATGTTTCGCCAGGATTACGTGCGATTTATAGACctattttgatatttctttattgtattgtactttttttttttttttttttttatcgcttcttacaaaattgtaaagaattttagtaaagaaaattttttctcgtttgaaaaaaagaaaaaaagaaaagaaaaaaaaaacagaacaacTAACACAGCAGAATCAACGAGTAAAATTCGAAGAGGAAAATGCAGGTCCGAAAATGCATGACGCCATTCGGTTGTTCTCCTCTTTTATTCCATATAATCGTCTAGGTCCGGCCCGTTAATGCGATTTTCATTGCGGTCCGAGGACTCATATGACATCGAGGTTGGTCCATTATACTCTGGGATAGTTCGAGCATACTCGGATTACGAGTTATAATGCCAAACAAGCCACGCGTGTTCTcgctttttaatgaaattatcgatGGCGCGGTTAAAGGCCCTTTCTGGCGCGTTTAATGTGGAAAATGTTGATGCCGCGTGTAAAGTAATTCGATTACATCATTTTCTTCAAAGGTATGATaatggataaaaagagaacgaaaaggaaaataaaattgagagagagagagagagagagagagagagactccaagagaaaaaaaaaagaaaaatttaaaaggaactccagataagaaggaaaatcgccgagagaaatttttcatgGTGCCACAAAGATAAGTTCTATGCGAGTACGGAATTTAAGATTACCACGTTTGCGATACAAATCAACTACCATGGGAAAACCAAAATGAAATCGAGGATTTTTCGTAAGAAAACCGTCCTGCAGAAAAGCCGCTCTTAAAGAAGTAGATTTAAGACCTTTCGACGTAAGCTtcctacgtatgtacgtatgctaCTTCGACAAGATATTGTCCAACGTTAAAGCCATAGCTTATGGGAGTTGAGAGGAGTATTGATTTTGGTACtaagaaaaattcttcgatacataaaaatgaataataaaaatgaataataataataataataataataataataataataataataataataataataataataatgataataataatgataataataataataattaaatacgattacaatcaaagcttttatatatttaaaggatCTGTAACGcgaaacaatattattgaaatttcgaTTCATCTAATCAGTCTCGATTAGGTTCTCTTTGTTTAGAATGCATTCATTAGCAATAGCGGTCAATGTTAACGAGAACCATTGCCGGTATAGTGTAACGAGCTAATGAGagtcaattaataaattaatcgacGGTAGTTTGAATTACTCAGATGAAACATCGATATGGACATCGATTAATTGCGAGatatgaataaatagaaaaataaaaaaaaatttctattattatattttaaattcattcataagagaaataaattgtcAATTTACCAAATCGATACGTAATTCGTACGAAATACGAATATTCGTGGTATTGAACAATAttggaaattatttttgttaataggaagagaaagagagagatacagagagagagagagagagagagagagagagagagagagagaaaagaaagaaaaagcaaaaaagaaagataagaagaaacaatAGTCAATTTAATTAGATGCCAATTAAGATTCGGTTAAGTCGATTTAATAAAGTTGAAAAACTCACGGGCATAGCTCTTGAAGATCCTCCTTCTTCGTAACGAAGCTAAGATCGTTGTTACTGATCTTCTTGAGAGGCCTGGCGCATCTCGTAAGTTCTTCGTGTCCGCACTCCTCACCCCTACAGCTTGCGAGAACTGtgagcaaaataaaaaaaaaaaaaaaaaaaggggaggaCCACGTCAGTAACATTTCCGATATCAAGAAgcgtatcttttttcttatctcttattattctctttttaaagTTACTAAGGGAGAAATTCAACGGAGAATTTATACCCTCTGAGTTGAATAACTAGATTATAAACTGCTAGTCGACCCATTGAGGCATTGCAATgaaacgaataagaaaaataaagaaaaaagtagtgAAGGTAGAAAATgatgagaggaaaaagaatgaaaaagaatattcgaaaggtaagagagagagagagagagagagagagagagagagagagacagatagacagaaagcAGTTTACTGGTAGTTTCTGTTTGTTACCCGGGAAGTGCCACTTCCGGTAATCTCTTTCGGCGTCTAGTTCTTCTGAACGGAAGTTATAAGTTCATTTTGAGAGGCGAAGGTGTCGAGAGAAAAGTCGATCTTGACCTCGTTCCACGTAGGTTACCAGCTAATCTTATTGACTTCTGATCGAaccatctcttctctctctctctctctctctctctctttctttttctttttctctctctttcttcttcatctactTCGCACAAACTCATCCCTTCACTAAGAAAGACACGTTTACGTGCCGCGACTTTAAAAAAgctagaaattaatttttctcagAAGACCCTCAGCTCTGCCCTTCACAATTACCCTCCCAGAACGACGGTAACATCGTTTAACGTCTTCTAACGTCTTTTCGCATCGATCTTTCAAAGCAGGTACTTATTTACCCTAAAACCTTAAGTCTTTAACAACGCATACGTATCTACTAtcttaaattcaataaaaatataaattgaacgTACTTTATGAAAATTTGACATGTTAATATCTTAAACGAAGTATCGATGCTCGgggaatatattattaattaaatgaactAATATATAAACGGGAAATATAAAGGATTAGAAAGCAAGTCAATTTTGAGCCTTTAAAAAGGTAAGAAgatatttgtaaaatgtttataaaacataaatcttttctttttaaaataataattatctctaATAATCActcgtaaaattttctattttctaatttctattcccttttcttttcccatgatatattacaatttcttatatattttctctctcattctctcattctctctctctctctcccgaaTTTCTTTAACATATTACTACGAATGTATATTACGTCGAATTAGATAAACGTAAGTACGGCAATTATTTGCTTCTCGAAACTCGCAATTTGAGATAAGAGGGTGAAAAGAATGCCTTTTCGAGTAGAAccattcattcttttctacGAAAGTCTACAGTTCGGCACTCGAAGCGCAAGATCTTTACGTAGGGTCTTTGGAGAAAACGTCGAGacgtactactactactactactagtactactactactactactattactattaccaccACTATAGCGCAGGCCAAGCAACATCGGCTTTATCCACTTGAGCCCTCGACTCACCTTTTTGCGAGGATTAAATCGGATTACCTGCGACCGGCTCTACCCACTGAGTGTAACGAGCCTTCGTCCCCGTTAATGTACAACGCACGTCCTTACGGTTTGTTAGCGTGACGCGTATTTAACACGTACGCCTTTTctacgaagaagaaacaacGTTCGAGGAGAGAACGTTTCGAGGCTTCTTCTTCGATACAACGGCCTACCTACTTACGTTCAATCATAATCAttctttaaagaaatttatttaaaaaaaaaaagaaaaaatatatatatatatatatttatttatttatcttatcgttataaattgtccgcaaaacttttcttctttgctgttaaaaatataattattcgaatGAAACGAATTCATTTTGTTCAATTTGATATTTCTCAATGAGACAATATcgtaatatacgtatacgtatttaatacattttgacattattaattattattacatgcaataagagaaacaaagtaataataataattaataaatgcagaaatctttctaaaaatataaatttattatcaattactattctgttttcttctattttttttttcttaattttttcgtttcttttttaatttatttttttgcttctttttcttcttttttttctttcttcttttctttttgcttcatTAGACTTCTTCACCGTCCCATAACttccgattattattttttttttttttttttgcgatcaAGGACTAATACTTAATGATACcatctgttttctttcttctttcggtTCTCTCGCATAAAACATCGATCATCGTAAAAAGATTGTCGTTACTCTGAGGAAACATTTGCTTTAACGTCTGGCCCATTTGTCTCGTCAAATTATGATCGGCCATTCTTTGTCTGGCCGGTATCGCTGTGAACTTTTACGTTGTTTGAGAAACTCTCTttggaaaaatgaaaggaaaagaaatcaaataggAACGTCAAAATGCTACGGGTGAACGAAcaggaataaaggaaaaagaagtcaTCAAAAATCTTCATAAATAcgaattgatataatttttactagTCGTAACTAATCGTTAATCTCGAGTAAGTATGGACGatgaaggagagagggagacatgATCAAAAGTGGCAAGATAGAAGGATGATAAAGGATGAGAGGGGACAAAAAATGACGAATATGTTAGAAGTACGAAAAATGTGACAAAATAAGTAAACGAAACATCATTAAATTCAAATCAACTTCTTAATTTGAACGAATGGCTTTTTGTCCTACGCCAGTACTGTCCAGTATGATAATAAGCGTTCATTTGTCATCGTTAGCGCTCCACGAATGGGTTTCCTGTGTTTTCATCCCCCTCTTTACCAATACAGAAACGTGTGAAACCTTTCCGGTGCGTTACCAGCTAGCTGTCTgcgtttatttctattctttttttttttctttttttctaacttctttttcctcttttctccttttttattttttattttcatcgcgatcgagcatctctctctctctctctctctctctctctctctctctctttctctgtttctctctttctggttGCTTTCAAATACATAATGTAACACTCTCGGGAATCTCGTAAACGACAGCGTTGGGTTTATAATTGAAACGAGTACACAGCGCATTTAATCATCATACGTTCCACATATTATATTGACTGTTTCGTTTTTAAATGATAcgttttcattccttttcaaGTTTGTCATCGATATCCATATGATTTACTTTTGTTAGCAATTTAATGtcgaatttttcgaaattgatatgtatgtatatatataatattcgttcGATATTCTTTgagatttctttaataaagcaaataaataaaaatatgaaagatataaCATATCTCATTCAtagtattaaagaaatttgtaCGGAATCTTTAATACGCCATTAATCttttgaaaagtaaaaagtacaAATAATTCGTAGTTTCGGATAATTAAAGatactaatattaaagatCGCATTATTTTGAATTCTTTGGAAAGAAAGTTTTCAGTGAAATCGACATTGCAATTTAGTATTTTATGGTGGACGAGCGTTAAATTAAACGCTATAAAAGGGTTGGAAACGTTGCCTGTCATCTCGTCGAATACGGTCGCACGAGTCTCTTTTTACAACGTCCGCCGGCCATTTTCcccaattaaataaattaagcgGGGCGCGTACGTCTACTCTTTTAGGTCGGTATGGATGATGAACCTCCGGCCgacgattaatttatttcgaagCGATCATTATCAAACGTGAACTTTGCATAATATCGTCTAATTCTCTCGAACGCATTAGCGCGTTGCATAATTTACGAAGTACCTATTCAAGATAGATACCTATGTACCTCGCTACCACGAGACCTTCCTAAAATTTCTATCGCACGTTTTACATCTCGTTACTAATTAGTCTTACGCattaacttttttaattaattgattctaTGTTACTAAAAGAACTAttcattaaacaaataaataaattcaattctaACCAATTTTCCTTCGTAGTTTTTACGTATAACgaacgaaaatttattttctaatgataatgaatatttcatcgaaggatttcattgatatattgattaaaaagaaaaatagaaggaacGATTTCCCATatgtaatagaaatataataatttttcaataataatttataataatcatgatataTTATCTCATTCCTATGAGACAATAGTATGAATCATTTTAGATTCGTTtcaaacgataaagaaaattaaagaaagaaagagcaaacattctaattaacaaaatattacaattagataatattattattgattcaGACACGTGTCGTATTAAtccttaaaataatttaaaagcaGGTAATTTTCCATGTAGctcgatttattttctaattagtattattactatgtttaatatcttatttattttaagacagaatgaaattattttgataagtaaataatattattaagtttgaaaagagagaaagagagataaggtTAATGAAATCAAATCTATGAGCAGTGGCGCGCATGCGTGCGACAACGCGCTTTTCGTACGATGAATTTCGAGGGAAATTCGAGTACGAGCCAGGGTAGGTCCCTCGAGGCTCCAACGACGAGcgtcattaaatttaattacaaactATCTAAATTATTGGAGAGGGCCGAAACGGGTGGTAGTGACTGAGCTaggaagtgagagagagaaagagatagagatatagagatagatagatagagagaaagagacagagagagagagagagagagagagagagagatggaatggATTGGCAATTGgtataagagagatagacagatagacagagtaTATGTGTTTGCATCTATCTGTGTGTTTACATGCGCGTGTGTGTTTATGAGAGGACTTCTAGCAAGCGGTGACGATCAGCGAGCAATGATCGTTCAATCGATTCTCGGACAGTTCTCATGGTATAGATAGGGCATcctacacatacacatacagatacatagatacatacatactagcTCACACATTaagagcatatatatatatatatatatatatatatatatatatatagatagaagtTACAAGAAGCGAATGCACCGAATCGTGCGTACTTCTTCGCACACTTTTGCCCAACGGCATGCACTCGAATCCGGTACTCTTGATGCAGTGtaaacgagaaagatagatcTAGATCGAGATCAtgtgaagaaaagagagagagaaagagagagagagagatacagagagagagagagagagaaagagagagagggccaaagggagaaagggaggaagtgagggagagagggagaaagagt
The genomic region above belongs to Vespa crabro chromosome 2, iyVesCrab1.2, whole genome shotgun sequence and contains:
- the LOC124432873 gene encoding uncharacterized protein LOC124432873; this encodes MRTLMEHQLSWFALLMTAFYSLLASCRGEECGHEELTRCARPLKKISNNDLSFVTKKEDLQELCPDIQAGMKCIKTYTVKCMKDKQREHFNSLYTGTNQAIMELCQDGPYQDEYLRHAPCMQKVKNEYDLCYKKYEKTTQEMERENRTAGAYGSLKSVCCAFKEYLDCSHHTVRRQCGDDTARFTKEFLDRMSDSLLKTHCASYSQKECAMESGADRTWRSIGLILPMVFVFLTRYFT